The window AGATTTATCCTTTTTTTGTCCAAGTTTAGTCCTACCGGAATTTCACGCAATTCTTTCTGGAGGCGGTGTGCAAAACGGATTGTTTTCACCGTACCGCCTTTCTCCCTCCCATCGTACACAGCAATCACGCGGTCTGAATGCTCGACCAAATACCGATTGCGCTGTAAGTAGACGTTGGGCTGATATTCCTCTTGAATTACCACCATCTCAGAGCAGGCACTCAGCAAAGCTCTTGTTTGTACCCTGTGATTCAAGCCTTTCACACGGCCACGGTATGGAAGCACTGCAATCAGTTTTAAGTTCCTGTTTTCTTTCTGCAGTTCCAAAACAATCTCAGCAAAATATTGATCCACACCATCTGCAAAACCAGACAGAAAGACAGTGAATCCGTCCTTCACTGCTTTTTTTATTTCCTGATGCAGAGCCTTCTTTATGCTGTTAATCTCTTTATCAGGCACATCCCTATGCCCGGTAATACAACATGTCTTTCCTTTCATTGTATCTCCCTCGTTCGATAGTTTTATTTTTTCATTTTACCTAATTATAATAGATTTATTTTTTTAGGTCAACGTAAACACCCCTTTTATTTTTGCGAATAAATCATATATGTGAGGTACAATCTATTAGAGAATGGGAGGTAAAGGCAATGTATGAAGATTTCGTCCCGGAACGGCTGGCAAAACTGCGATTACAAAAGGGTGTATCTGCACGCGACATGTCATTGTCATTGGGACAGGCAAACAACTACATCAATAACATCGAAAATAAAAAGTCACTTCCAGCCATGCAATCCTTTTTTTACATCTGCGAATATTTGGGCGTAACACCGCGGGAGTTCTTCGATGAAGGAAATCCTTATCCGGAGGCTCTGCAGGAATTTATCGAAGAGGGAAAGAAACTGGATCCCAAGTCGATGGCTTATCTCCTCGGCATTATGAAGGAACTGAACAGCAAGAAGTAAAGCGGCCACGCCGGTTGGCTGCTTTTTTCTTACTATTATCTTCTATGTGCTCCTAGATTGTTCCTCGTAATATCCCATATTTATTCTTTTTCATTTATAATGTCAAAACTACACTGCTACCCAATTCAAATACAGCCTATTTCATAATGTCTGTTTTCGTATGAAGCGGAGTAAAAAATCTTATGGCCAAAACAATCTCGCCACAATATCCTCTTGCTTTACAAAAGGATCTTCCCAGTACCTCGAATCCAGTGAATGCTCCGCATTATCTCCAAGAACATAATAACTGTTTTCCGGTACTGTCAGACTGACTCCGTTATGCTCTACCGATTCCCCCTCCGCCGCTGCAATACGCTTCACCAGCAGCTTCCCGTCATGATAGAAAATAATGATATCGCCTATTTCAAGTTTGGAGAAAATCCGAGTTCCAACGATATAGCTGTCTTTTTTCAACGTCGGTTCCATGGACTCTGTTGGCACATAACCCAACAAAAATACTGCCTTAAATAAAATCAGCGTAATGGCCATAATAAGAAATGGAATCAGCCATATCCGAATATTCTTTTTTCTTATATTCATAATTTGCCTCCAAAATAAAAAATTGGGATGCTGAAAACCAAACAAGGCTGTCAGCATCCCTTATGTTCTGCCCGTCATCATTCCAAGTGATAGGCATCTGCAATCTGTGCAAACTCCGGCCGGCTCTTCAAAAACTTCCGTGCCTTGGATACCCATGCACACACAAGCTTTGCCGAAGCATCCATTTTTTCTCCAATTTCGCTGCTTGTATACCCCTTCGACATCATGCAGATAGCATCAATGCCTTTCCTAGTGGAAGGCGGTGCATCAGCCTTTGCCTGTTCGAGTGCCCGTTTGATATCCATGCGGAAATCCGACAGCTCCTCTGGGTTTTCCTGTTTTGCAGCAATGTACGGCATCACATCACAGGTGGTCTCCTTCGTCTGCCGCCTGGTTGCATAAATCATGGCATCACAGATTTGGTGCCAGATCAAACGGTAGGCATAGGTCGAAAACGTCCCGCCTTTGTCTGTTGACGCTGCTTTACAAAGCCCAATGCAGCCGATCTGGAAAAGATCCTCGTAGGAATACATACCCACCTGATATGGAGGCTGCAGCTTATCCCGAATCACCTTATGTATCAGACCGATATTCTTTTCAATCTTTTCCCGTTCTTTCTCAGTCAGTGTCATGAAACCGCCACTCTCCCTTCTAATGCCTGAAACCGGCACCTGTTCTTTCTGGATTTCTGGCGCTCCAACAGCCTGCGACTCTCCTCAATGACCTGCTTGCAGTAATACTCGCCCAGATAACCGATATGTGCCTCCGATAATGGTGCGCAGATCAAATCCGCCAGCCACTGATAGGCGTCCTGTTTGCTCATCATTCCAGACTGGTGCAGCTGGTCAAAATAATGATGTGCGGTTCGTCTGAGAGTGCGAAGCTCATGATTGGCCAGACTTCCCACCGGGATATTGGTTCCGGCATGGACACGGACATAGGCATCGCATTCCGGATAGTGACTGCACACATAGAGCATGGTGTTTTTACTGTTATCATGATAGATTCCATCAGCACTTCTATAAATAACCGGGCTGCCACAATAAGGGCATCGCATGGAACCTGCCTGAAATCCCTTTCTTTTCTTTTTTTGTTTTTTCATCGTCTTACCTCCGTTTGGATAAAAGAAAAAGCCGGAAGGTCTGCAAAAAAGCATACAGAGCCAAGGCACTGGAATTTCAATGTCTCATCCAGCAAATTGACTCTGTAAGTATTTAAGCAGCCTTCCGGCCTTAATATTCAATTGACTTGCGTTGTTGTGGATCCGCTCAGTGCGCAGAATCCGTAACGGTTCCCTGATTCCCTTGAATCAGGTCTGACGCTATACCACAAACGTACCGAGAGCCTGAACGCAAGCCCCTGCCACGGTTATAGTATAGCAAACAAAAGTCTACATGTCAAGCCTTATAGGAATATTTATTTTGATTTTTGTATAAAATTATTCCTTTTAGGGTTTTTCGTGTATTTTGGACTCAGTCTGGGACTAATCATCCTCATATTCATCTTCATCCTCATACTCCGCATCACTTTCTCTGCGTTTTTTCATCACCCGCATTACGACCAGGCTGCCGACGGCCAAGACCATGCCGCCTGCAAACAATACCAGATGAAGGATTGGGATACCGGCAACTGTGCCCTCTGTATCTTGCCCGCTATTTGATTCATTGCTTTCCTGTCCCGCATTGCTCTCATTTTGCGCTTCCTCTGTTGTGGCAGGGGCCTGCGTCGCTTCTGGGGCAGATACGGATGAATTCATACAAGTCAGCACATAAGATTTGCTGCCGCCCAGTTCCATTCTCAGAACACCATCTTCTCCGACGGCTATGGTACCGGGATACAGCCCGGAATCCGTTTTCAGCTGAAACTCTACGCCAGCCCAGTCTGCACCAAGCTGAATCTCCAGTTTCTCAGGCTCTATGACCTGCATTTCCGTCCCATCTGTCCCCTGCGGCTCCGCATAGATCGGCGTAACCGGAATACAGAGGATACAGATGAGAGAGAGGACTGTCAAAGCCCCTTTTAACAATTTTTTTCTCATGGTCATTACCTCCTAAAATCAGAATCGGGCAGAAAATTCCTGCCCGACTCCTTTATGTTCATTTACATATTCTTACTCTGCTGTCTCTGCCGTTTTCTTTCTGCGCTTTTTTGCCCAGAAGATGCTTGCACCAAGTCCAGCGGTGCTGGCGGCAATCAAGCCAACCCAAATCCACGGGTTGAAGTTATCGCCTGTCTTCGGCACATCCACAGTGACTTTATCGTTATGAACATTCACCGTCAATGTTTCATCTTTCACCAGCTCTACCGTTACCGGATCCGGACGCTTGTAGCCTGCACTGACACTGTCCTCCACTTCAGTCACAGTATACTTGCCCACACGCAGGTTCTCGATAAAAATCTCACCATTTGCATCAGTCTGGAACGTCTTGTCATAATTATCACCGACAATGCGGAAGCTGAAGCCTTCCACTTTTCCATCGGAAGAAGTCTTGACAATCTTTAAGTTGCCTCTGAACGCCTGATTATAGAAGCCCTTGCCGGCCTCATTCTCGACTTCATAGGTCTTTCCATCGGTGTCAATCATGATATAATAGGTATTTTCATCAAGATAGAAACCGTCCGGAGCTGTCTTCTCTCTGATGAGCACACCGCCGTACAAGAGATCTTTCATCTCATACTGACCGGGCTCTGTCTCTTCCATTACACCAAGCAGCTCATCCTCTTTATCAAGCTCTTTGTTACCGTTGGTATCACGATATACCTCAAATACTGCACCGCTGAGCTTGTTCTCCGGATAATCCTTGTCAAACTTGGTCAGATGCAGGTTTCCGCGGATAAACTCATTGGTGATTTCCACTTCGATTACCTGCGCGTCTTCGTTAATTACGACCGGGAACTGCTCTGTGCAAAGCACGAAACCTTCCGGCTGCTCGATCTCCCTGATGATCCATTTTCCGTATGGGATATCGTTGAAGGAGAAGGCGCCATCTTCCGCAGAAGTCGTTACAAGGATTGAATTCTCCTCCGTAAACTCTGTAACGGAAGGTGCAAACAGGCCAATCTTGGCGCCGCTTAGTGCGTCTCCATTTTCATCAACTTTCATGCCGGATACAGAGCCATAGATCAGCTCATTGACAATGGCTTCGCCATCGTTGGCCTTCACCGTAATAACGGCGTCCTCCTGACTGCCGTAGGAGAATGTGATCGGATACTTCTCATCGCTCAAAATATAATGGGCGTCGGTGCTGTGCTCCCTCAGGTAATAGCTTCCAAAAGGAAGGTCCGTTTTAACCACGCCGTTGCCGTCTGCATCAATACAGACAACCTCAATGAGGCCGTCTGCCGGGATAACCGTGTCATCTGCTGCAGTAATGTCCTCCGCCGCATACAGGCCAAATGTGATATTGGTAAGCTCATTGTTATTGCCGATGCCAAAGATCTCGTTCACCTCAAGCATCTTCTCCAGACTCATCTGGACTTTCTGACGTTCATTGTAGAAGCCCGAAGAAACTTCTGTTACGTCGATCTCCTGGCCGGCATATACAAGCTCTACCTGCTTGCTTTCCTGATTGAGTACCATACCGAAAGGCGCCTCGGTCTCACGAATCTCATATTTCCCCAGATAGAGCTCCTTACTGGAGGCAATTCCGTTTCCGGCGGTCGTAATGGTATCGACTACATCGCCTTTTGCGGCTCTTAAGGTTCCGTCTGGCGTATAGATGTCTTCCGCTGCACGGATTTCATAGGTTGCTCCCTCAAGTCCGCGGATTTCATAAACAGGCTGGTACATAATCTCTGCGCCATCCTTATCCACACCGTCCATTTCCGCAACGGTAGCAAAGACCTCGCCGGTTTTTGTGATATGGATGATGCCCTTCTGAGGCATATTATGCTTTTCGACCACGACCACATCCTGTGTGCCGTCTACCGTGAAAGGCACCGGCTCACTGTCCAAAACATAGCCAAAACAGGTTTCCTGTTCAATCAGCTCATACTGGCCGTAGGAAAGCTCACAGGGGAGCATCAGCCAGCCCTCATCATTGGTGAAAAATGTGTCGATGGTAACAGGTGTCGGATAATACACTGTCTGGGAAATAATTTCTCCTGTGGACAGGTCTCGTACCTGGAAACCGACTCCCGCTGCAGGAATAATTTTTCCAGTTTCTGCATCATGCTTCTCCACGCGGATAAAGCTTGACTGGGTCAGGTTGTTTAGGATATAGGAATACGTCTGCTCATTAGATCGGATAAACACCGTGAAATCCGGAATAAATGCCTGTCCCTCCATGCCCTCAGTCTGATGGACAACATATCGGCCATAAGGCAGATCTTTGGAAATGGCAAACCCGTCTGCATCGGTAATCAGCTCGTCTCGCTCCGCTTCGCGGGCATTTTCAAAGTTGCCTGCGCTGGCAAGGTAAATCTGGAACTTGGCACCTTTCTCAGGCTGTTCGATTATACCTTCATGTCCAGATGCTTCGATTTCGTCCATAGGAACCGGGTCCGGCTCATAAGGATTCGTTTCCGGTTCAGTTTCCGGGACAGCACTTTCTTCTGTACCGGATTCTTCAGGTTCCTGAGCCTCTTCATCGCTTACTTCAGGTTCTGTGTTTTCTGTCTCGGTCTGGGCATCGTTGCCGCTTACAGTTTCCTCAGTCTGGACATCAGCGCCGTCTACGGATTCTTCAGGCTGGTCGTCCACGCTTACGGCCGCAAGCATTACCATACCCGCTTCCTGTTCTCTTGCTGCAGGTGTGCTTTCAGGATCCTCCAGTTCTGAATCAATGTGTTTGATCAGGCGGATACAACCCATGATAACCTGTTCCGTAACATTTATCGGAATTTGGTTCAGTTCAACCGTAAAATTACCAGGTTCTGCCGGAATCGGATAAATGGTCTCATCCAAAAGATATCCCGGAGAAGGGCTGATTTCACGGAGCGTCCAGTTAGAATCACAAATGAAATAATCACTGATAAAGGAGCCATTGGCATCTGTTGTGTAAGAAGCGATTAACTCATCGCCCTGATACAGACCGTACACCGCCCCTGCCAGACTGGCATCGCCCTGAGCATAGCCGGTTACGTGGTCCGTTTTGACCACTTCAACCCGGAATTTTTTCAGGATATTCTCGAAGTTTCTCTTTGTCACCTGTTTCCACTGAATCGGCGCTGTCTGATTGTCCGGTACGACATAACGGATTGCCGTATCGACTTCTTCCACAGTGTAAGGTTCATTTCCGCTGATCAAGACATTTTCAAATTTCGCTACACCGGAAGCATCTGTTATGGCATACTCATCTACGGGCAAACCTGCGAGGGATGTGCCAAATAAATGGAATGTAACGCCTTCCACGAAATCATCTTCTGAAGATTTGATAACCTCCAGAGAGCCGCGCTTGAGCTTATTGTTAAATGTTACCGTTGAAGTCTGTCCGCTGGCAATAGTGATTTTCTGAGTATCCTGCGGCAGATAGCGGTCTATCGACTGCTCTGTTACTGTATAAGTCCCAGGCATCAGCTGGATATCCACTGTACCGTCTTCCTTTGTGGTTACAGTCTTGTCCACACCATTACCGGAAATATGGAAACTGATTCCGGATACCACGCCGTCTTCTGATGTCTTGCGGATGCGCCCGGTACCATAGGTTTCCGTATCAATCTTCATGTAGAATACTACCGGATCATCGGCGCCGCACATCATCGTCTGGAAACCGACGCGGCCCCAGATCAACATATCGTTTTTCACCCCAGGCACATTCTTCTGCACGCTGATGGATACCGGGCTGGTAATCATTTTGCTACTGGTGAAGGTATACTTGTTTCCGGAACGGCTTACCGTAATCCCATCACTGCTGCTGAATTTAAGATCTGCCATCGTATTATTGGTATCTGTTAGCGTGAGGGAGTATTTCTTGGTTGCCGGGTCATACTTTAGCGTATGTACCTGTGCAGAACTGCTTTTGCCCGATGCAAAGCTCGGAATGGTCGTATGCTGCGACATCTGACCTAAAATCCAGTTATAGCACTGTTCCGCCGGGCGGCCCTGAATGGTACGCAGGTAGTTGTCCGCACGGATACCTGCCGAATTGGCGTGCAGATCCTGCGGGCTGGTTCTGAGCTGCTGCTGGTATTCCCACAGAAGAACCTGTGTAGCCACCGCATAGTCATCCTCGTTAGCGCCTGACACAGGAGAGCTTTTCCCCGGCTGCCATCCATACACGCTGGTCAGCATAATACCATACTGGGCGCTGTAAGGGAGGTTCTGAAAATATGCGCTGTTCTTTCCGCTCTGGGATCTATATCCATTATCAGATGTACCGTAATTAATGCCAGACTCAATACAATACACGAATCGGCTCTCTGAACCATTGGAAATCATGTATTTCTTTCTGGCATTTCCGGCAGAGATGGTTTGCACGGAAGTATTGCCATCGCTGTCATACACCAGAAAACTGTATGAACTTGCGGAATAATAATAGTTTCCGTCCGCGCTGACATAATAATCGCCATAAAAGGAGGATACGGTCTGTCCCTCCGATGGTGTAAAAGCAAAAACCGTCGTCGGTATCAAGCCGATGACGGTCAGGAGACTTAAAAATGCGGCAAGCAGGCGCTTGCCTTTTTCTTTGATGATCTTCTTCATTAAGGTTTACCTTCCTTTCAATTTTGGGCACAAAAAAAGCTCCCCGTATCATACAGGGAGCCAGGCTTATGCTTAGTATAGAAAATAAAATGTATAGCTTCCTCCTCCGTTGTCCCGCACATAAATGGTAAAACAGGTAATCTGCGTGCCTCCATAGGAAGCAATGGTAGACGGCATAGAGGTTACATAGTTTTGAAGCACCCGTTTCAGGTTACTGCCCTGAAAGGATTCAGACGCTGTTACCGGAGAAGCCCAGGAACAGGTATCCGGTGTGCATGGAATCCCATCATCATCCGTAATATGTGTCAGACCCATGGACTGCCCAAGTGCAATAAGCTCTGAGCGTATGGCTTCTACATCAAACGCATAATCATAGATGGTTTTCGGAGACTCCGGTTCGACAGCAGATACAGGAGTTTCTTCCTGCTTCGGCTCTGCCGGTGGTTCTGTGGGTTTGGGTGGTTCCGGTTGTTTTGGCTCCGGCGTGGCCTGTCCATTGCCTGCGGCAGGCTGCTTTGGTTCGGGAACATTTTCCTCCGCCCGGTTCTGCGTCTCTTTCCCAGACTCAGACTTTTTATCCATTTCATGAACCGGATCCGAAAGGGATACCTCCTCTTTTGCCTCACTCTGGGAAACTGGTTTTGGTTCCTCTATTGGAGCAGTCTCCTTCAGGTCCTCATCTTCAGATTCTTTTTCTGTCTGAGACTGAGCGGTATGTTTACTTTCCTGCCCATGGTCATCCGAAGTACCCACATCTTTGGAACAGGCCGTAAGTGCCAGAAACACTGCCAGTACCACAAATAATACGCATTTTTTCATGACGCATTCCTCCTTTTGTCGCTTTTACTTACATTACACGACTGAGTATGGAGAAATACAACGCATCTTAACCCGCAAGCTTGTAGAACCCACGGTCCGCCTCATCGACGCACCGGTCAAGTATCTCAAAAAAACGCGGTGCATCCAGTTCTGCGTCAAGCCACTGGGTCGCACGGTATGAATAGCAACCGACCTCATCATTGATGGCATGGCTGCCAAGGATGCTGTGCAGATTCAGCTCGTTTGTCATCTGCCTCTGTCTGTCAGTGCTCGGTTTCTCAAGTGCCTTGGCCAAACAGAACACCAAAAGTGGATGAAGCTCAGAAAACGAAATCTGCAGATAATAATCCCGGTATCCCGCCATCAGGGATATGTCGTCCTGACTTTCAATTTTGAGTTCGGACAGGATCATCTTTCGGGTATGCTCGGCAATTTCTTTGCGCTTCTTCTGCTCAGCCTGACTGAGATCACAATGGTTCATGGATTTCCTCCTTTCTCTCAGATTGAGTTTCCTATACTATCTGGGCGCTGCGATATGGGTGATGGCGCCCCAGATTCGGTTGGAATCATGGTTGATTCCCAGTATGCGTACTGTTACTCTCGACCCTCTGGGCGGGCGGCCGCGCTTGGGGTAACTGCACAAGCAGTCGATGCCGCCGTCCAGCGCCACAAATACGCCGTTGGTGTCCACCATACTGACCGTACCCACATAGCGATTGCCGACGGAATACCTGCGCAGCGCTTTTTCATACGGGTTCTCACCAGACTGCTTGACCGAAGCTGTTGCCTTGACATGGTTCCGGTCGCTCCTGTCCACCTCCAGCACCTTCACCAGGATACGCTGCCCCGGCTGGAAATGGGCCGCTGCGTCCATCCACCTCTGATAGCTGAGTTCTCTGAGTGGAATATAGATCTCCAGACCGAACAAGTCCACAAAAATGCCGGCACGAATCACCGACACGATTCTGGCTTCTGCGCACACACCTGAGTAGAGCAGGTTGTTCCCATCCCTGTCCGTACCCAGATAATACTGCTTGCGTTTTGCCTTCATCGCATCCAAACGGCTCGCCGCCGCAATGCCCGATGCCGGGTCGATCCCTTTGACGATATAATCCACCTCCGCGCCCAGTCGCTTGGTAAGCATGTAATGCAGCACGTCCTCCGGAAGCCTGCCGCGATAATCCGCTGGCGGCTCCACCGCTTCCTCTGCAGGAATGATGACTTTGAACTCACCGTGGTAAATGACTGCGAAAGAACGGGAGGGGTTGTCCTCGGGGCGCTCCACACCCTGGATGGTTCCGGTCAGAATGCGGCCGGTTTTCTGGGACTCCAGTAAGTCCAACAAATCGTTCTTTGCTTTTTCTGCATCTGTCTCGACGCTGAGCTGGTCATCAATGGCCAGCACCGGCGAAACCGGTCTAGCAGACGCACGCTTTCTTTTGGGCTTAGGCGCCTTTTCGACGCCGTCGGATGCATTCTCTTCTCCTGAATCCGCTTCTGTGTCAGACTGGGATGGATTTTCCTTGGTCTTCCTACGCCCGCGGGGCTTTTTCACTTTCTCCGGCTCAGTCTGGGGGGAGCCCTCTTGGGGAGTAGTTTTGTCCGATGCGTTTTCTGAAGAGGTGTCGTCTTCGGCACTCTCCATATCCGTCTGGGAAGATATTTCTTCTGCCGACTCCGAAGGCGGCTGCCCGTCATTTGTTTCCATATCAATCTGGGAGACGGGAGCTTCTGCCGCTTCTGCATCCCTGAATTCCTCTGAAGAGGCGCCTTCTGTTGAAGTTTCAGAGTCAGTCTGGGGCAGTGCCGTATCCGGGGAGCTGTCTTCAGGCTGGGACATCTCCTCAAGCTCCGGATTCACATCAGTCTGAGGGGCTGCTTCCTGCAGAGCTTCCTCCTCAGGGAGCAATTCTTGTTTTTTTGTTGCCATAGTTAGTACCTCCTGTAAAATTAAAATTCAGCCGGCGGTTTTGCCGAACTGTAAAGACTTTTTTTGCGTGCCGGCTTTTTCTCCGGCTCTGCCACTGGGACAGGTTCACTGAGTATCGGTGCCGTAAATATTGTTGCCGGCTGGTAATCCATGATGGATGTCCTCACAATCCGCTTCGACATGGGATGTTTTGTAAAATCCAGTTTTGTGAGCTTCAAGAGGTTACAGCCTCGTATGACGCAGAGCATTTCTTCGTTTGGAAGCCGCAGGACCTCATCCGGAGTCAGAAGTCTTCTCCGTCCCTGTCCCTCAGTATGACGATACTGGGGAATGACCTGAGCGATTGCAATGGTTTGCCGCACTGTCATAGTAGAATTTACCTGTACGGACATATCCCCTGATCTTGCCGAGATATACTCAGCCGTAACCTCGTCGGTACATCCCAACATCAATTGGATATCGCAGTTGCCGATAATCTCGGCCCACAGGTTATTGGGATACCGGTTCTGTAACTGACCCAAGCTCTGCACTGCCAGCATGACCCGGATATCTCTGGAACGGACAACCGAAAGAGACCGGGCAAAATCCGACCCGTCTTCTGCACCACCAATGCGGCCCACATTGTTAAACTCATCCAAGATTAAATTTACAGGCACATCGCAGCGGCCATTTCGCCGACTGTCTGCATACCGAGTCAGTTTGATAAACATGAACGAAAAAAAGAGCGATGACAGGAATGCCATAGTGGCGTCCTGGTCGCTCAGGATAATATAATATGCACATTTGTGTCTGGCAGGGGAAGTCAAATCAATGTCAGACTGACTTGTGATCCGCTGTACCGCCTGGTTCTGCAGCACCTGCAGCCGTGTGCCGAGTCCTAAGATAATGCCAGATTTCACGGTGTCGCTGGACTGAGCGAATAAATTAAAAGGCGCCCTTGCCGGATGATCAAGCGGAAGCTTGTCAAACATTGCCGTCAGCTGCCGCTCGCTGTTCTGGGTCAGGAGCTGATATACTGCAGTAAGGTGTTTCATATCGGGACTTCGGGTTCTGTCCTGGTCTACCAGAAGAATCAAAGACTTCAACAAGTTTCCTTCTCCATTGTCCCAAAAATGGTCACCTTTGCCGGAACTGGTATTGCCGATAATGACGTTAGTGAGCACCTGCGCCATCAGGGTATCGCCGTTTAGGTCTGACATGCAGTTCCACGAATCCCCATGCTCAGGCGTGACCAGGTTAAAAATTTTTACCTCGTAGCCTGCCTGCCGGTACATCTCTGCCGTATCGGCATATAATTCTGCCTTACTGTCCGTGATAATCACAGACTCACCACGTTTCAGCGCCTGAAATAATGAATTCCGGATAACAGCGCGCGATTTCATGGTACCCGATGCACCGAATATGGCGATATGCCGATTAAGTCTGGTGTCCTTCGGCATACAGACCACTTTTCCCTTATACTCACCCAGAATCGTCCCTTCTGCTTTATCGACGGAAGACACCTCCAGCACCTCGTGCATTTCTTTTTCTTCCATCCACGAGGCGGTTCCGTAAATTCCGGTCTTGCTTTTGGTGAAACCTCTGGGGTCATAGCTTTTTCCGTCAAACTTATCATGAAGCTTGACATATGCAAAGACTCCTCCTCCAAGAATCAAGATTCCGAGCAATCCTTTCAGCCCGTCTGGGGTAAACGCCATTGGGAAGCACACCACAGGGTTCCAACTGACTGGTTTCATAGCCGCTTCACCGGCAAGCCCATCCGCCTGCATCCAGGCTGCGTAATTTGAAAACAATTGG of the Luxibacter massiliensis genome contains:
- a CDS encoding SLOG family protein, giving the protein MKGKTCCITGHRDVPDKEINSIKKALHQEIKKAVKDGFTVFLSGFADGVDQYFAEIVLELQKENRNLKLIAVLPYRGRVKGLNHRVQTRALLSACSEMVVIQEEYQPNVYLQRNRYLVEHSDRVIAVYDGREKGGTVKTIRFAHRLQKELREIPVGLNLDKKRINLGYSRV
- a CDS encoding helix-turn-helix domain-containing protein gives rise to the protein MYEDFVPERLAKLRLQKGVSARDMSLSLGQANNYINNIENKKSLPAMQSFFYICEYLGVTPREFFDEGNPYPEALQEFIEEGKKLDPKSMAYLLGIMKELNSKK
- a CDS encoding S1 RNA-binding domain-containing protein translates to MATKKQELLPEEEALQEAAPQTDVNPELEEMSQPEDSSPDTALPQTDSETSTEGASSEEFRDAEAAEAPVSQIDMETNDGQPPSESAEEISSQTDMESAEDDTSSENASDKTTPQEGSPQTEPEKVKKPRGRRKTKENPSQSDTEADSGEENASDGVEKAPKPKRKRASARPVSPVLAIDDQLSVETDAEKAKNDLLDLLESQKTGRILTGTIQGVERPEDNPSRSFAVIYHGEFKVIIPAEEAVEPPADYRGRLPEDVLHYMLTKRLGAEVDYIVKGIDPASGIAAASRLDAMKAKRKQYYLGTDRDGNNLLYSGVCAEARIVSVIRAGIFVDLFGLEIYIPLRELSYQRWMDAAAHFQPGQRILVKVLEVDRSDRNHVKATASVKQSGENPYEKALRRYSVGNRYVGTVSMVDTNGVFVALDGGIDCLCSYPKRGRPPRGSRVTVRILGINHDSNRIWGAITHIAAPR
- a CDS encoding sigma-70 family RNA polymerase sigma factor; protein product: MTLTEKEREKIEKNIGLIHKVIRDKLQPPYQVGMYSYEDLFQIGCIGLCKAASTDKGGTFSTYAYRLIWHQICDAMIYATRRQTKETTCDVMPYIAAKQENPEELSDFRMDIKRALEQAKADAPPSTRKGIDAICMMSKGYTSSEIGEKMDASAKLVCAWVSKARKFLKSRPEFAQIADAYHLE
- a CDS encoding SpaA isopeptide-forming pilin-related protein; its protein translation is MKKIIKEKGKRLLAAFLSLLTVIGLIPTTVFAFTPSEGQTVSSFYGDYYVSADGNYYYSASSYSFLVYDSDGNTSVQTISAGNARKKYMISNGSESRFVYCIESGINYGTSDNGYRSQSGKNSAYFQNLPYSAQYGIMLTSVYGWQPGKSSPVSGANEDDYAVATQVLLWEYQQQLRTSPQDLHANSAGIRADNYLRTIQGRPAEQCYNWILGQMSQHTTIPSFASGKSSSAQVHTLKYDPATKKYSLTLTDTNNTMADLKFSSSDGITVSRSGNKYTFTSSKMITSPVSISVQKNVPGVKNDMLIWGRVGFQTMMCGADDPVVFYMKIDTETYGTGRIRKTSEDGVVSGISFHISGNGVDKTVTTKEDGTVDIQLMPGTYTVTEQSIDRYLPQDTQKITIASGQTSTVTFNNKLKRGSLEVIKSSEDDFVEGVTFHLFGTSLAGLPVDEYAITDASGVAKFENVLISGNEPYTVEEVDTAIRYVVPDNQTAPIQWKQVTKRNFENILKKFRVEVVKTDHVTGYAQGDASLAGAVYGLYQGDELIASYTTDANGSFISDYFICDSNWTLREISPSPGYLLDETIYPIPAEPGNFTVELNQIPINVTEQVIMGCIRLIKHIDSELEDPESTPAAREQEAGMVMLAAVSVDDQPEESVDGADVQTEETVSGNDAQTETENTEPEVSDEEAQEPEESGTEESAVPETEPETNPYEPDPVPMDEIEASGHEGIIEQPEKGAKFQIYLASAGNFENAREAERDELITDADGFAISKDLPYGRYVVHQTEGMEGQAFIPDFTVFIRSNEQTYSYILNNLTQSSFIRVEKHDAETGKIIPAAGVGFQVRDLSTGEIISQTVYYPTPVTIDTFFTNDEGWLMLPCELSYGQYELIEQETCFGYVLDSEPVPFTVDGTQDVVVVEKHNMPQKGIIHITKTGEVFATVAEMDGVDKDGAEIMYQPVYEIRGLEGATYEIRAAEDIYTPDGTLRAAKGDVVDTITTAGNGIASSKELYLGKYEIRETEAPFGMVLNQESKQVELVYAGQEIDVTEVSSGFYNERQKVQMSLEKMLEVNEIFGIGNNNELTNITFGLYAAEDITAADDTVIPADGLIEVVCIDADGNGVVKTDLPFGSYYLREHSTDAHYILSDEKYPITFSYGSQEDAVITVKANDGEAIVNELIYGSVSGMKVDENGDALSGAKIGLFAPSVTEFTEENSILVTTSAEDGAFSFNDIPYGKWIIREIEQPEGFVLCTEQFPVVINEDAQVIEVEITNEFIRGNLHLTKFDKDYPENKLSGAVFEVYRDTNGNKELDKEDELLGVMEETEPGQYEMKDLLYGGVLIREKTAPDGFYLDENTYYIMIDTDGKTYEVENEAGKGFYNQAFRGNLKIVKTSSDGKVEGFSFRIVGDNYDKTFQTDANGEIFIENLRVGKYTVTEVEDSVSAGYKRPDPVTVELVKDETLTVNVHNDKVTVDVPKTGDNFNPWIWVGLIAASTAGLGASIFWAKKRRKKTAETAE
- the lepB gene encoding signal peptidase I, with product MNIRKKNIRIWLIPFLIMAITLILFKAVFLLGYVPTESMEPTLKKDSYIVGTRIFSKLEIGDIIIFYHDGKLLVKRIAAAEGESVEHNGVSLTVPENSYYVLGDNAEHSLDSRYWEDPFVKQEDIVARLFWP
- a CDS encoding DUF3268 family zinc-finger domain-containing protein, with translation MKKQKKKRKGFQAGSMRCPYCGSPVIYRSADGIYHDNSKNTMLYVCSHYPECDAYVRVHAGTNIPVGSLANHELRTLRRTAHHYFDQLHQSGMMSKQDAYQWLADLICAPLSEAHIGYLGEYYCKQVIEESRRLLERQKSRKNRCRFQALEGRVAVS